In Chlamydia gallinacea 08-1274/3, the sequence TATGAATGTAACAAAACAACAAGTTCTACAGGATATGGCGGTAGCTTGCCAAATTGAAAATGATTATCGTGTTATTGGTTTAGGAGCCCATGGTTGGTGGAAAAAGATGATGTCATCAGTGACAAATAGTCCTTTAGTTACTGGGGAAATGCAACATCAAATTCTTTCTAATATAAATAACAACACAACAGAGATGTTTTATTATTTAGATAGGTAGTGTGCGTTGGTATAGGAGCGAGCGAATGAGGGAAACGGTCTTTATATTAGACGCAGCGGGATTTATTTTTAGAGCGTATTTTGCTCTTCCAGAAATGAAAAATTCTTCTGGCCAGAGTACGCAAGCAATTTTCGGTTTTATCCGTTCTATAAATAAATTGATTAAAGAGTTCTCTCCTAGCCATATGGTGGCTGTATTTGATGGTCCCAATAATAAAGACAGTCGTAGACAAATTTATGCAGATTATAAAAATAATCGTGAGCATCGTGTCTACGATCTTTATTCACAGATTCCTCTAATTAAAGAATATTGTACTTTATTAGGGCTGTCTCATGTAGAGGTTCCAGGAGTAGAAGCCGATGACGTCATTGCTAGTATTACGAACAACGCTGTGCAGCATGGGTATCGGGTTTGCATATGTACAGTAGATAAAGATTTATTCCAACTTGTAGGCTCCAATGTTGTTATTATAAATCCTTGGAAAGATTCTAAGGAAATTACAGAGGAAGATGTAAAGAAAATTTATGGAGTTCCTCCAAAAAATATCCCCGATTATTTAGCTCTAGTTGGAGATACTTCAGATAATATTCCTGGCGTGGTTGGTTGTGGACCGAAAACAGCAAAAACACTTTTAAACAAATATGCATCTGTTGAAGAGATTTTACAGAATCTTGATCAGTTGACAGCATCGGCTCAAAAGATGTTTTCTGAGCAAAAAGAGACCCTACTGTTAAGTAAGAATCTAGCTCTTTTAGATAATGCAGTAGAAATTTCTTCATCCATTGAAGACTTTGTATTCCCTCTCCATGAGGCGAGTCAGGAGGAAATTAATACTTTTTATATGCAGCATGGATTTAAAACTTTGGTGCAAAATTGTGAAGAAAAAGACGCACGTGTTGATGTTACAATTATTTGTGATCGCCAAGGTTTACTCGATTTACTTCCTTCTCTATATGGAAAAAGTATTGCTTTTTCTGTGGGCTATTTAGGTCATTTTCTTCCATCACTTACTCTGCTGGGGGTAGCTTTAGCGTGTGATGGAGAAGTATATTATATTGATATAGACCAGTCTTCAGATGATTTGATAACACCATTAAGAAGTTTATTCTGTAGAGAAGATACAGAGTTTTACGGCTATAACATTAAGAGAGATAATCACGCATTGAAAAATGCTGGTATTGAAGTTCATGCCATAACCTTAGATTTAGCTTTAGCAGAGCATTTAATTCATGGTGGTGCTAAAAATTCTTTTCAGTCTCTACTTGTGAATCATGGCTTAACAAGTATAGCAGGTAGATTTGGTAAAGAGTGGGGGCAATTGAGTCTGCCTATTACTAAGTCACCGACACACCCTGCACAGTATTTTGGAGAATTTGTTGTGTGCCTGCCTGTGATTAAAGAGACTCTATTGGCTGAGTTACAGCGTAAGGGATTATTAGATCTTTTTCTGCATATGGAAATGCCCTTAGAGAAAGTTCTATTTATTATGGAACGGAATGGTGTACCTGTAGATTTAGAAGTACTGCAAAATCTTGAGAAAATATTATCAGAAGAGCTGCTAGTCCTCACTGATGAGATTTATATTGCAGCAGGAGGATGTTTTAATATCAAATCACCCAAGCAATTATCTGATATATTGTATAATAAACTTGGTTTAAAACCTCTCGATAAGGCGTTATCAACAAAAGCAGAAGTTCTAGAAGAGTTGTCTGGAGAGCATGAAATTATTGATAAGATTCTTGCTTTTCGTGCAGTAGAAAAATTACTTTCTACTTATGTTAAAGCTCTCCCCAAACAGGTTGATCCACATACACGGAGGATTCATCCTACATTTAATCAAATGGGAACGGTAACTGGGAGATTAGCTTGTCAGGATCCGAATTTACAGAATATTCCTATACGATCAGAGAGAGGGAAGTTATTAAGATATGCATTTTGTTCGGATAAGGAGAATACGTATTTTTTATCAGCAGATTATTCTCAAATCGAACTAAGATTTTTAGCGCATTTAAGTCAGGATGAATCGTTAAAGTTAGCTTTCGAATCACGAGAGGATATTCATACATTTACAGCTTCACAAGTATTTCATGTTCCTTTAGAAGAAGTTACGGAGCAGCAGCGTATGCAAGCGAAAACTGTAAATTTTGGTATTATTTACGGTCAGCAAGCTTATGGGTTGTCTAAGACATTAAAAATTTCTCTTGCTGAAGCACAACAGTTAATAGATGCGTATTTTGAGCGTTATCCTAAAGTGGCACAGTTTATTCATGAAACTGTGAATTCCGCATCAGAAAACTTGAAGGTGACGACTTTATTAGGCAGAGAAAGAGTTATAAACAACTGGACAGAATTTTCTGCTTCTCGTGCGTATTCAGGCCGTCTTGCAGTAAATACACGCATCCAAGGAAGCGCAGCGGAATTAATTAAATTAGCTATGTTGCAACTTTCAGATGCTTTAAAGAAACGACGATTAAAGAGTCGGATGCTATTACAGGTACATGACGAATTGATTTTTGAAGTTCCTAAGGAGGAAAAAGAGGAAATGCTAACTTTAGTGCGCGATATCATGGAATCTGCAATGATTTTATCTGTCCCACTAGTTGTGAATATCTTGATTGGAAAAAATTGGGCAGAATGTTAAAATTATTAAAGATTTCTATTACAGGGGATCTTTCTTCAGGGAAGACAGAAGCATGTCAAATCTTTCAGGAGTTAGGTGCCTATGTAATTAGTGCCGATAAAGTTTCGCGTAGTTTTCTTATTCCTAATTCGCATATAGGCCATCGTGTTACAGCTCTTCTGGGGCCAGAGGTGATTGTTGCTAATGCTTTTGATAGAAAAGCTATAGCAGAAAAGGTTTTTAGTGATGTCTCTCTTTTAAAAGCTTTGGAAGCTATTCTACATCCGGAAGTTTGCCGAGTTATTGAGGAACAATATAATCGTGTATCTCAGGAGGGAAAGTATCCTCTGTTCATTGCCGAGGTACCTTTATTGTATGAAATACATTATGCGGAATGGTTTGATCGCGTGATTCTCATCATAGCAGATAGGGATATTCGTAGAGAAAGGTTTGCTAAGAAAACTAATTATTCTGATTCTCATTTTTATCAGAGGTGTTCGCGTTTTTCTTCAGAAGAAGAAAAACTTCGGCATGCCGACATTGTTATAGAAAATAACGGTACTAAAGAAGAATTACGTCGTAAAGTTGAAGAATATTTTTACGCTTTAAAGGGAGCATTATGAAAGAAGAGCGTGCTTCAGAGGTCTTGCCAAAAGTGAAGGAGAATAAAAAACATGCTGGTCCTTCGCTACAGGAGAAATCTTTTGTAGGAGAATGTGCAGTAGTCACGAGTTCAGCTGATGAGGCACAACCTGTTACAATTACCAAAATTGCCAAATTACAGAGGATGGGAATAGAAGAGCTGAATGTATTAGCTCGACAATATGGGGTAAAAAATATTGGGTCGTTGACTAAGTCCCAGGTTGTATTTGAGATTGTAAAGTCAAAATCAGAACGTTCTGATGAACTCTTAATTGGTGAAGGAGTTTTAGAGGTTCTTCCTGATGGGTTTGGATTTTTACGATCCCCTACGTATAACTATCTTCCTTCTGCCGAAGATATTTATGTTTCTCCTGCGCAAATTCGTCGGTTTGACTTGAAAAAGGGGGACACAATTGTTGGTACAATACGTTCACCCAAAGAAAAAGAGAAATACTTTGCTTTATTAAAGGTGGATAAGATTAATGGATCAGCTCCCGATAAAGCTAAGGAAAGGGTGTTATTTGAAAATCTTACTCCTTTATACCCGAATGAACGTATTGTTATGGAAATGGGTAAGGAGAATCTTGCAGAAAGAGTTTTAGATCTTACTGCCCCCATTGGGAAGGGACAAAGGGGACTCATTGTTGCTCCTCCACGTTCTGGGAAAACAGTAATTTTGCAAAGCATAGCCCACGCAATTGCTGTTAATAATCCCGATATTGTTTTAATTGTTTTACTTATTGATGAGCGTCCAGAAGAAGTCACAGATATGATCCGCCAAGTGCGTGGTGAAGTTGTTGCTTCAACTTTTGATGAACAACCCGAAAGACATATTCAAGTTGCTGAAATGGTCATTGAAAAAGCACGGCGTTTAGTCGAACATGGTAAAGATGTTGTTATTTTACTGGATTCCATTACTCGTCTAGCACGAGCTTATAACACTGTTCAACCTCACTCAGGGAAAATTTTAACCGGCGGGGTGGATGCTAGTGCGTTACATAAGCCGAAACGTTTCTTTGGAGCCGCACGTAATATTGAAGGAGGGGGGTCGTTAACGATTTTAGCAACAGCATTAATTGATACCGGATCGCGTATGGATGAAGTGATTTTTGAAGAATTCAAGGGCACAGGAAATATGGAGCTGGTACTGGATCGTCGACTTTCGGATAGAAGGACCTATCCTGCTATTGATCTTATTAAGAGTGGTACAAGAAAAGAAGAACTACTTTACCATCCTTCAGAATTAGAAAAAGTCTACCTATTCCGTCAGGCAATAGCTGATCTTACTGCTATTGATGCTATGCATCTATTATTAGGTAGGCTGAAAAAAACAAATAGTAATGCGGAATTTTTACTTTCTTTAAAAGAATAAGTTAATAAGTTTCTTTCTCTACTATTTATTGTAAGTATTTGTAATTGTTAGTGTCGTTTTTTGATGGAAAGTGTACCTGCGATTTATGTTGTTTAATGCAACACGTGACTTTCTTGATTTTCGGATTTTTATGTGCAATTACTACATTAAAAAGTACATCTGTTGAAAAAGTTCTTTTTTGCTAAGAATTTACGGTAGTCAGTGTTTTAGTGTCACAGCTATCCTATAAGAATTTCAGGAAACATGATTAAAGTATCTTCTTTATCAAGGAAGTAGTATTCATAAAGTACTTGCTCTAATTGCTGCTTAGCAAAGTAGAAATAGGGAATGAAATCGCAAATCATTAAAGAGGAAATAGGGGGACTATAAATCCCTAGATATTCTTTGTTCTTAAATGTCGCTAGAGTTAAAGGAGCTGTAAGAATCTTTGACAGCTCTTTAGTAGAGGGAATACCAAAAAATAAACGGATCAGCATAGTTTATACTTATAAAGAGAATGGATATTTTGTCAAAAACACCCAGAGATAAAACAAATGATGAGTCTTGAAGAAGAACAACTTCGCGATAGTGTTATTGAGAATCTGTATTATATAGGAGCTATTCAGTTTGGAAATTTTTCCTTATCGCAAGGAGAGACAACACCTATATACGTGGATATGGGGTTAGTCATTTCTTTCCCTGAAGTACTACAAGCAATAGCATCTTTAATTTGGCGTTTGCGTCCGGCATTTAATAGTAGTCTATTATGTGGTGTGCCCTACACTGCCCTAGCTTTAGCTACCTGTATATCTCTGAAGTATAATATTTCTATGGTCTTAAGAAGGAAGGAGTTAAAAAATCCTAACCGAGAAGACAGGATTGAAGTTGAGGGCGTATACTCTCCAGGACAAACTTGTCTAGTAATTAATGATGTTATTGCTTCTGGGAAATCCATCTTAGAAACGGCGAAAGCTTTGGCTGACAAAGGTTTATATGTTCGTGAGTCTTTAGTATTTTTGGATAGGCAAATAGGAGGAAAAGAAGCTTTAGAAGAGGCTGGGATCCAATTAAGATCGGTATTTACTTTGGAATCGCTTGCAAGAGCTTTGTTAGAAAAATGCCGATTAAAAGAATCTGATTCTACGATTATTTCTGAATATTTAGATAATTTGTGATTTAGTTTTGTTTTAAAAGCAGAATTTTATTTTTTATTTTGTTTATGTAGCCTTTTTATTTCTTTCTAATTTAAAATTGGAAGTATAGAAGGCAGGCAAATGATAGAAAATGATTTTCATGGGTATCCTTCACATTGGGAAAATACTCACTTTCATCAAGATAAAGTTGGGGTAATTGTTTTGTGCGGTGGAGAAGGAAAAAGATTATCTCCGCTAACGTGTTGGCGTTGTAAGCCTACTGTTTCATTTGGAGGCCGGTATAAGTTAATAGACGTTCCTATTTCTCATGCAATCACTGCTGGATTTTCTAAAATTTTTGTTGTCGGACAGTATCTTACCTATACATTGCAACAGCACTTACTTAAGACATACCATGGAGTGTTACAGAATCAAATCCATCTTCTTGCTCCTGAAAGCCGTGATGGTAGCCAAATATGGTATAAGGGCACAGCTGATGCTATTCGTCAGAATTTAGTATATCTAGATGATTCAAGTATAGAGTATTTCTTAGTGTTGTCTGGGGATCAACTCTACAATATGGATTTTCGCCAGATTGTAGATTATGCTCGCCTATATAAAGTAGATATGGTGATTGCATCACAACTAATTCAAGAACAAGACGCCCATCGTATGGGAGTACTGCAAATAGATGAAGAAGCTAATCTTTTGGATTTCTATGAAAAGCCTCAAGAAGAGGGCATTCTTAATCGCTTCCGCTTATCCCGAAAGGATTGTTGTGTTCATAAATTGAATCCTGAGCACGGGAATTTTTTAGGGAATATGGGTATCTATCTGTTTCGTAAGGAAAGTTTATTCCAATTGCTTTTAGAAGAAGCAGGTGATGATTTTGGCAGAGATCTTATCCAAAAGCAAAAGCAAAGAGGATCTGTGAAGATTTTCCTTTATGATGGTTATTGGACGGATATCGGAACAATCAAATCATATTATGAGGCAAATATAGCTTTAACACAAAGACCT encodes:
- the polA gene encoding DNA polymerase I translates to MRETVFILDAAGFIFRAYFALPEMKNSSGQSTQAIFGFIRSINKLIKEFSPSHMVAVFDGPNNKDSRRQIYADYKNNREHRVYDLYSQIPLIKEYCTLLGLSHVEVPGVEADDVIASITNNAVQHGYRVCICTVDKDLFQLVGSNVVIINPWKDSKEITEEDVKKIYGVPPKNIPDYLALVGDTSDNIPGVVGCGPKTAKTLLNKYASVEEILQNLDQLTASAQKMFSEQKETLLLSKNLALLDNAVEISSSIEDFVFPLHEASQEEINTFYMQHGFKTLVQNCEEKDARVDVTIICDRQGLLDLLPSLYGKSIAFSVGYLGHFLPSLTLLGVALACDGEVYYIDIDQSSDDLITPLRSLFCREDTEFYGYNIKRDNHALKNAGIEVHAITLDLALAEHLIHGGAKNSFQSLLVNHGLTSIAGRFGKEWGQLSLPITKSPTHPAQYFGEFVVCLPVIKETLLAELQRKGLLDLFLHMEMPLEKVLFIMERNGVPVDLEVLQNLEKILSEELLVLTDEIYIAAGGCFNIKSPKQLSDILYNKLGLKPLDKALSTKAEVLEELSGEHEIIDKILAFRAVEKLLSTYVKALPKQVDPHTRRIHPTFNQMGTVTGRLACQDPNLQNIPIRSERGKLLRYAFCSDKENTYFLSADYSQIELRFLAHLSQDESLKLAFESREDIHTFTASQVFHVPLEEVTEQQRMQAKTVNFGIIYGQQAYGLSKTLKISLAEAQQLIDAYFERYPKVAQFIHETVNSASENLKVTTLLGRERVINNWTEFSASRAYSGRLAVNTRIQGSAAELIKLAMLQLSDALKKRRLKSRMLLQVHDELIFEVPKEEKEEMLTLVRDIMESAMILSVPLVVNILIGKNWAEC
- the coaE gene encoding dephospho-CoA kinase (Dephospho-CoA kinase (CoaE) performs the final step in coenzyme A biosynthesis.), whose translation is MLKLLKISITGDLSSGKTEACQIFQELGAYVISADKVSRSFLIPNSHIGHRVTALLGPEVIVANAFDRKAIAEKVFSDVSLLKALEAILHPEVCRVIEEQYNRVSQEGKYPLFIAEVPLLYEIHYAEWFDRVILIIADRDIRRERFAKKTNYSDSHFYQRCSRFSSEEEKLRHADIVIENNGTKEELRRKVEEYFYALKGAL
- the rho gene encoding transcription termination factor Rho yields the protein MKEERASEVLPKVKENKKHAGPSLQEKSFVGECAVVTSSADEAQPVTITKIAKLQRMGIEELNVLARQYGVKNIGSLTKSQVVFEIVKSKSERSDELLIGEGVLEVLPDGFGFLRSPTYNYLPSAEDIYVSPAQIRRFDLKKGDTIVGTIRSPKEKEKYFALLKVDKINGSAPDKAKERVLFENLTPLYPNERIVMEMGKENLAERVLDLTAPIGKGQRGLIVAPPRSGKTVILQSIAHAIAVNNPDIVLIVLLIDERPEEVTDMIRQVRGEVVASTFDEQPERHIQVAEMVIEKARRLVEHGKDVVILLDSITRLARAYNTVQPHSGKILTGGVDASALHKPKRFFGAARNIEGGGSLTILATALIDTGSRMDEVIFEEFKGTGNMELVLDRRLSDRRTYPAIDLIKSGTRKEELLYHPSELEKVYLFRQAIADLTAIDAMHLLLGRLKKTNSNAEFLLSLKE
- a CDS encoding orotate phosphoribosyltransferase, which gives rise to MMSLEEEQLRDSVIENLYYIGAIQFGNFSLSQGETTPIYVDMGLVISFPEVLQAIASLIWRLRPAFNSSLLCGVPYTALALATCISLKYNISMVLRRKELKNPNREDRIEVEGVYSPGQTCLVINDVIASGKSILETAKALADKGLYVRESLVFLDRQIGGKEALEEAGIQLRSVFTLESLARALLEKCRLKESDSTIISEYLDNL
- a CDS encoding sugar phosphate nucleotidyltransferase, translating into MIENDFHGYPSHWENTHFHQDKVGVIVLCGGEGKRLSPLTCWRCKPTVSFGGRYKLIDVPISHAITAGFSKIFVVGQYLTYTLQQHLLKTYHGVLQNQIHLLAPESRDGSQIWYKGTADAIRQNLVYLDDSSIEYFLVLSGDQLYNMDFRQIVDYARLYKVDMVIASQLIQEQDAHRMGVLQIDEEANLLDFYEKPQEEGILNRFRLSRKDCCVHKLNPEHGNFLGNMGIYLFRKESLFQLLLEEAGDDFGRDLIQKQKQRGSVKIFLYDGYWTDIGTIKSYYEANIALTQRPHPQVRGLNCYDDKGMIYSKNHHLPGTIVTDSTISSSLLCEGAVIDSSSVSYSVVGIRGIIGKNSIIDHSIVMGNDHYGSASPQGLGIGHGCEIYKTIIDENCRIGNGVKLTNHQAYKNYDSPDGKLVVRDGIIIIPRGMKIPDNYVF